In the genome of Paenibacillus sp. GP183, the window ACGTGAGAGATACATTAAGATGATCAGTGGGAAAGCAGTAAAATTTATCCAAAGATCATGAAGGGTATGGTTGGGGATGAACAATGCCTTGTGAAAATACCAAAGAGAATGTTCATATGTGAGAACGGAAAAGATCAAGTCTACACTAATAGTAAACAATATGGTTGGATAGTATTTCCTCCAATTTCTCCAATCCTTAACTACAAACAAAGATGCAAATACTAATATTAAAGGAAATACCATCCCCGCCCAATTCTCACCAATGATCTCAACCACTGAACTCCCTCCAAACATATGCATCCATTCTGATTTTTTAATAGTAAAAGTATACCCAAATCAGTTGTTGTTTAAATCCGCGTTAACATAGCCTAGCAATTAAGGAACGGCTGCTGTAGGCCGTTCTTTTTATGTTGTCAAAAATTTTGCAAATGCCGATTCCCTTTCAGAGAACGGAAAAAGAGCACGCGGTAACGGGGGGTCCGTCAAAGCGTGCCGATTCGAAGAACACTTTTATTAGCAGCGTATTGCTGCTATTTGTGCAGTTTTAAAAATAAAATCTACAACCTAAACTTCAATCTTTTGACAATGACCCGATTAAATTACGAAAGTAGAAAGTATAATGACTAACAGAATAAAGAGAACCAAGATAAATGCGAAATGACGACCAAATCCTACAACAAAGCTCATTCGTATTCACTCCTTTCAGTCAATATACAATACTTTATTTTTTTAATTCAGATTTGCTTGGGTAAATGCTATATCTAAAAGTCTAATTTAATGTCCAACTAGAAAACTAGATTTCAGCCTTGGTTATACACCTTTTTATTTATATTTATTATAAATACGGTATCAATAGAAATAACGACTATTATGGTCGCAGAGTTGGCTCATCTCTAGCTGTTAATCGTTACGGGCAGCAGGTTGTATCTTTCATCAAAAGTAACTAACCCTCCTAAATCATCTATCAACTCCATAGGTTGAAACAACTCCTCCATGTGAAAAACACCCGGCTGGTATTTTTTTGAATAAATATTTCTTGCCACAAAAGCAGCTATTTTCCCTGTAATATAAAATTCTTTCTGTCCAACAATTGAACATTCATAACAGACTGTTTGATTGTTATTTAAGCCAAATGCACTTACTTTCGCAACATATATTTCTGATCCCCAATGAAGTTTTAAAAACAGATTGATCATGAATTGGCGAAAGACTTGATATTGGAGGAAGCGATAAACACCTGATTTTTTCAATAGAGCGATTAGATTGGTTATTACAGCTGAGTCGAAACAGATTCGAGTAGAGATAGTTTGGATGTTCAACGTGTCAGGTAAAGCATGCTGATCAGAAAAGTTAAAGCGATAAGCCGTTCTTCGTCCAAGTTTTCCGGGGAATTGTGTTTTTTTACCATCCTCAAAGCTTTTTACTTGTTTTTTCAACCCTTGTTCTACTACAGAAAAATCTATATTAATGTTATCAACCATCCATTCGATCGCGGCCTTACCATGTTGTTCTCCTAAACCTAACATCAGGAAAATATCTGCAGAGTGGACTTCATCTAAAACCTGTGCACACTTTTTGACTAACATATTTGTTAAACCAGGTGCTAAACCTACACTTAAGACTGAAGTGGATTGCAATGGCCTTTCATTGTTCCCTAAGTTTCGTACTTTTGATAAAAAGTTGTGGGAAGCTGAGATGTCAATATAATGGATTTTATGTTCGAAGCATTTCTCTACAAAATGCGTGTTATCTTGATCTAAGCACATGACAACAAGAGTTACTTCTTCAAATAGATCAACTGGTTGGCTGTCATCTGCATTCATTTGTAAAGGTAGAACCTTGCCATCGGTAGTTGCTGCAAATTGTTTGGCTTTCTCAAAACTCCTGCCTGCAGCAAATACCTTTCCTGGAAACAGGTTTCCCAGACTGTTGCATATTACCTGCCCTACTTGACCATATCCACCAACTACAACGATCTTATCTTTCATATCTGTTTATCCTCCAATAATTCCAATCAACTAGGCATAGGGAAGATTCTTATTGTTTGGCAATATTACGGCTGCTGGCAATAAACTTATAATTAAAATATGTCGCAAAAATGGCTGCAATAAAGGTAAGGAAGCCAGTAACCTCGTGAAATGTGGAACCGATAGGTGGGAAAAATGAATATGATTCTGCCATAAAGCCTCGATCGGAGTTGTTTAAGTAAAAGACAATATCATTGATCGTGTGGTTCAATAAGCCGTCTTGGAGACCGAAACCAATGACCATTAATGCGACAAAAATCCCGTAAGACCACAGCAGGAGTTTGCTTGGCTTTCGTGCAAATCGCCAGATCAATACAAGAGGCACAATAATAAAGATCAATGCTGGCACAAGGAAAACCATCCCAAGTTCATCAAGGTGATGGACGGAAGTCAGCAATGCCACCAATTCGACACTCACTAAAGGCCAAATAGCACTCATGGAAAGTTTACGATTCATATCATTGATAATCCTCTCGTAATAAAAGTTTTTGATAATTTTTTATCGGTTAGTCCCGTACAACAAGCCACGTTCCTATTTTACGGGCGGCCGTAAAACTAGACCAGGCTAATACATTCAGGAGTTGAACATCCTCTTTGTAAATGGATCTGAAATCCCGAATCATTTCATCGTCTACTTGATAGGGTGCAATAGCTGTGAGTAACGCAAGCTTGGCCGCTGTCTTGGATGGTTCGGTCAGTGTTTTTACTGTTTGTTCTATCCAAAGCCGGCTTATGCCAGGGTCTTTACCATCCCAAGTATCAATGTAATGCCAGACAATTGATCGTGATTCTTCAGTCAAAATACTTTCCCCCGCCGTATTCGCAACCGCTGCAAAACGAGCAAAAGCCCGACTGATGATGGGATGGGATTTCGCCCAATACAGGTCGTCGGGTAAAGGAGCATCCGGCAAGAAATGCAGTGACTCTCCAGGTGTTTTGTGTTTCTTCAATGAAGATGAAAATAATATTTTTGCTCCAATTCTTTTCAAAATATTTTTCAATAAAGGGCTGGCAGTTGGTAATGGTGTTTCATTTAACAATACGGATACCATGCGGTTCATATAATGAAAACTTACAGCGGTTCCGATTATTTCCGGCGCTTCTTGCGCGGTAAAAGGCGGGTTGAACAATAGGGATGAGCCAGGTGAACGCGTTGCGAGAGACCATTTTACAATCGAATTCATCTTTATATCCGATATTCTATCCGTTTGATCCTTGCTTATCTTTTGGGCAACTTCGTTATTTCCCGCAGCCATTAGCATCATCG includes:
- a CDS encoding YjcZ family sporulation protein; translated protein: MSFVVGFGRHFAFILVLFILLVIILSTFVI
- a CDS encoding saccharopine dehydrogenase NADP-binding domain-containing protein, whose protein sequence is MKDKIVVVGGYGQVGQVICNSLGNLFPGKVFAAGRSFEKAKQFAATTDGKVLPLQMNADDSQPVDLFEEVTLVVMCLDQDNTHFVEKCFEHKIHYIDISASHNFLSKVRNLGNNERPLQSTSVLSVGLAPGLTNMLVKKCAQVLDEVHSADIFLMLGLGEQHGKAAIEWMVDNINIDFSVVEQGLKKQVKSFEDGKKTQFPGKLGRRTAYRFNFSDQHALPDTLNIQTISTRICFDSAVITNLIALLKKSGVYRFLQYQVFRQFMINLFLKLHWGSEIYVAKVSAFGLNNNQTVCYECSIVGQKEFYITGKIAAFVARNIYSKKYQPGVFHMEELFQPMELIDDLGGLVTFDERYNLLPVTINS
- a CDS encoding carboxymuconolactone decarboxylase family protein, with the protein product MIKYIKPLPVSSSKGLLTEVYDQIRRDIGSVVEPYMMHSSSPLLLAGTWTILRETALVGNVPRAVKEAVSATVSKVNQCPYCVDAHTMMLMAAGNNEVAQKISKDQTDRISDIKMNSIVKWSLATRSPGSSLLFNPPFTAQEAPEIIGTAVSFHYMNRMVSVLLNETPLPTASPLLKNILKRIGAKILFSSSLKKHKTPGESLHFLPDAPLPDDLYWAKSHPIISRAFARFAAVANTAGESILTEESRSIVWHYIDTWDGKDPGISRLWIEQTVKTLTEPSKTAAKLALLTAIAPYQVDDEMIRDFRSIYKEDVQLLNVLAWSSFTAARKIGTWLVVRD